In one window of Candidatus Scalindua sp. DNA:
- a CDS encoding ATP-binding protein produces MKKKGIFFLEAAKDKLPPIFLQKLRSILNVFGFCSIKKKTILLFVILALIPLVVMRLVVYPKAQNALKETLIQNLHSVGHKQAELIKGWLEERKGDARVLAENPFTLLATRITMQDERFWRLLSYAEYIKYEYGYKEILISDAEGNVRISTTKGKDSVNISETEYFKKAMDGITFISQIIPSEVPIENEFGQLEDGLPTMIVSTPIADRNRIMGVACLRVDVKKISDLMRSIKLGESGETYLINKQGFMVSESRFISQLKKEGMVTKRTALVTKLTNPETGRLTKSVAECLKGYEGYDGDGYIDYRGVKVIGFWSWIPELDWGVIAEIDFDEGYQAVYGLHRKVTSIMIVLSMGMLVLAVFLGQRMTAPILYLTEATRKMASGDLTQSVNIHTKDEIGELANSFNIMTSTITKRNEELQSTSNFMESIFNAIKDTMTVLDKDGNILQVNKVAMDTYGKDIIGKKCFCIYKGRDSVCDNCPTMRAISTLSPATSEHYIARDKKHVSIASYPILDNEGRLKSVIKIVRDISEQKKLEQELQNYTTNLEKTIEERTRDLKLSNKELEQRNLEIEKANEELRSLDKMKDTMIRDVSHELKSPVAQVKMAIDLWNIEVNKENVDRAKEQRLSQIINDNIQRLQKTIQSILALSVLEAGRATYEKERLNITELILQTAEGLKLIAEKNNLSLVTKVPDRLPEVLGDRQEITRVVSNLIDNAIKYSESGEIVVTALRKIKELEISVKDTGIGIALPKKEHHKLFDRFFQEKARSDGSGVGLAICKKIVEGHGGKMWVESEGRGKGSTFKFSLPLIDIEDDTQQESVNQAV; encoded by the coding sequence ATGAAGAAGAAAGGAATATTTTTCCTGGAAGCAGCAAAAGATAAATTACCTCCCATATTCCTTCAAAAGTTGAGATCCATATTAAACGTTTTCGGGTTCTGCTCAATAAAAAAGAAGACAATCCTCTTATTCGTGATATTGGCTCTTATCCCGCTGGTAGTCATGAGATTGGTAGTCTATCCAAAGGCACAGAACGCACTGAAAGAAACTTTAATACAGAATCTGCACAGCGTCGGGCACAAACAGGCTGAGCTGATCAAGGGGTGGCTGGAAGAGAGAAAAGGTGATGCAAGGGTTCTTGCGGAAAACCCTTTTACCCTCCTTGCAACGAGAATAACAATGCAGGATGAGAGATTCTGGAGGTTGTTGAGTTATGCAGAATACATCAAATATGAGTATGGTTACAAGGAAATTCTGATAAGTGATGCAGAGGGGAATGTGAGAATCTCCACCACTAAAGGGAAAGACAGCGTGAATATCTCCGAGACTGAATATTTCAAAAAGGCGATGGACGGTATTACGTTCATCTCTCAGATAATTCCATCAGAAGTCCCGATTGAAAATGAATTTGGTCAATTGGAAGACGGCCTGCCAACCATGATTGTCTCAACTCCTATTGCGGATCGCAACAGGATAATGGGTGTCGCGTGTCTCAGGGTTGATGTAAAGAAGATAAGCGATTTGATGAGAAGCATTAAATTAGGTGAGAGTGGTGAGACATACCTCATTAACAAACAAGGTTTCATGGTATCGGAATCTCGGTTTATTTCTCAACTGAAGAAGGAGGGTATGGTAACAAAGAGGACGGCACTGGTAACAAAGTTGACTAATCCTGAAACCGGCAGATTGACCAAGTCTGTGGCTGAATGCTTAAAAGGATACGAGGGGTATGATGGTGATGGATATATTGATTATCGCGGGGTAAAAGTCATAGGTTTCTGGAGCTGGATTCCTGAGCTTGACTGGGGAGTTATTGCGGAGATTGACTTTGATGAAGGGTATCAGGCGGTTTACGGGCTGCATAGGAAAGTTACTTCTATTATGATCGTACTGTCAATGGGCATGCTGGTGCTGGCTGTCTTTTTGGGACAGAGGATGACCGCTCCGATCCTCTATTTAACGGAAGCGACAAGAAAGATGGCCTCTGGAGACCTGACTCAAAGCGTAAATATTCACACCAAGGATGAGATCGGGGAACTTGCCAATTCATTTAACATAATGACCTCAACAATAACCAAGAGAAATGAGGAACTTCAGTCCACCAGTAATTTCATGGAGTCAATTTTCAATGCTATTAAAGACACCATGACCGTGCTGGACAAAGATGGGAATATATTGCAGGTAAACAAGGTTGCTATGGATACCTACGGTAAAGACATTATCGGTAAGAAGTGTTTCTGCATTTATAAAGGGCGGGATTCCGTTTGTGATAATTGTCCGACAATGAGGGCAATTTCAACCTTATCCCCGGCAACTTCTGAGCATTACATAGCACGTGACAAAAAACATGTCTCTATTGCGTCTTATCCTATTCTAGACAACGAAGGCAGGCTGAAGTCGGTCATCAAGATTGTTCGAGATATTTCTGAGCAAAAGAAGTTGGAACAGGAGCTTCAGAATTATACTACAAATCTTGAAAAGACCATTGAGGAGAGGACAAGAGATTTGAAGCTGAGTAACAAAGAGTTAGAGCAGCGGAATCTTGAGATAGAAAAGGCAAATGAGGAGTTGCGCAGCCTTGATAAGATGAAGGATACAATGATTCGTGATGTATCTCACGAATTAAAGTCTCCCGTTGCACAGGTCAAAATGGCAATAGATCTTTGGAATATCGAAGTAAACAAGGAAAACGTAGACAGGGCAAAAGAGCAAAGATTAAGTCAGATAATCAATGATAATATCCAAAGGTTACAGAAGACTATTCAAAGCATCCTGGCATTATCAGTTCTTGAAGCTGGCCGGGCTACATACGAAAAAGAGAGATTGAATATAACGGAATTAATACTGCAGACAGCCGAAGGCCTGAAGCTTATAGCAGAGAAGAATAATTTGTCTCTGGTAACAAAAGTTCCGGATAGACTTCCTGAAGTCCTTGGAGACAGGCAGGAAATCACCAGGGTCGTTTCTAACTTGATTGATAATGCAATCAAGTATTCAGAATCCGGAGAAATTGTGGTCACCGCTCTCAGAAAGATAAAGGAGCTGGAAATTTCAGTCAAAGACACCGGAATCGGCATAGCTTTACCAAAGAAGGAGCACCACAAACTCTTTGACAGGTTCTTTCAGGAAAAGGCCAGAAGTGACGGCTCGGGTGTAGGCCTTGCTATCTGTAAAAAGATTGTAGAGGGACATGGTGGTAAGATGTGGGTTGAAAGCGAAGGAAGAGGGAAAGGATCAACTTTCAAGTTTTCCCTGCCTTTAATTGATATTGAAGATGATACACAGCAGGAATCTGTAAATCAGGCAGTTTGA
- a CDS encoding hydroxylamine oxidoreductase, whose product MMYVKNLRFFLSACLLTMAILCSGLVQAHEEEKKPYVPKYVDIYEGFPDWYKGVFADNVGLKEGAGLFKDYYKPAFMNMYMYPGRHYEPPTRMDHSLFIEKERRDLCIRCHEEINTGAIEDWKTSAHYNPRKTEIIARKTKIIEESIGKEIVVVDCYDCHVNKETMEIRLPTAGDCSECHARQVTEFASEKDHGRPNHIQTLESNVHVPWYQEAYRRGFGAGNAGCDMCHGATDKCDPCHTRHSFSAAEARRPEACMTCHMGPDHPDAESYGESKHGKIYELEEEHYNFDKPLAHVLVGEEYRTPTCQFCHMYQGADTFTHNFVSKGIWRMGVIPPSNIEYESSLKDYPYGIKIIADKIDVHSDENLDKRDKWIELCSNCHSPRFADGWLTQLDDYMFQAFKLTDQAQKIIDDLIADDILYPSAAERDIYPGGDWLADVLPASLLGEGVWNAFKSTGGRVPVVGPILGVYPLFYQGEGNPTQIETSYAKMWFWYKLQGYKGYAHVQQDIMWWWGQSPMLQELGNIQSEAARMRREAALEKKLGMTPNYKH is encoded by the coding sequence ATGATGTATGTAAAAAATCTGCGGTTTTTCCTGAGCGCGTGCCTGCTAACCATGGCCATTCTTTGCTCCGGCCTTGTCCAGGCGCACGAAGAGGAAAAGAAACCATATGTACCGAAATATGTTGATATTTATGAGGGGTTTCCCGATTGGTATAAGGGGGTTTTTGCGGACAATGTAGGCCTGAAAGAGGGTGCCGGTCTGTTCAAAGACTATTATAAACCAGCATTCATGAACATGTATATGTATCCCGGGAGACATTATGAGCCTCCTACACGGATGGACCATTCTCTCTTTATTGAAAAGGAGCGCAGGGATCTCTGTATCAGGTGTCATGAGGAGATAAACACCGGTGCCATTGAAGATTGGAAGACATCTGCGCATTATAATCCCAGGAAGACAGAAATCATTGCTCGAAAGACAAAGATCATTGAAGAGAGCATAGGGAAAGAGATTGTCGTAGTTGATTGTTATGACTGTCATGTGAATAAAGAAACAATGGAGATCAGGCTACCTACAGCCGGGGACTGCAGCGAATGTCATGCAAGACAGGTTACCGAATTTGCAAGCGAAAAGGATCACGGCAGGCCCAACCATATCCAGACACTTGAATCGAATGTTCATGTTCCCTGGTATCAGGAGGCATACAGGAGAGGGTTTGGAGCCGGAAATGCCGGATGTGATATGTGTCACGGCGCTACAGACAAATGTGATCCCTGTCATACGAGACACTCATTTTCGGCAGCTGAAGCGAGAAGGCCTGAGGCCTGTATGACCTGTCACATGGGACCTGATCATCCAGACGCTGAATCTTACGGTGAATCAAAGCACGGAAAGATTTATGAACTTGAAGAGGAGCACTACAACTTTGATAAACCTCTTGCACATGTTTTAGTTGGTGAAGAGTACCGAACACCAACCTGTCAGTTCTGTCATATGTATCAGGGTGCTGATACATTTACCCACAACTTCGTTTCAAAGGGCATCTGGCGAATGGGAGTAATACCTCCGTCAAATATCGAATATGAATCATCTCTTAAGGATTATCCTTACGGGATAAAGATCATTGCTGATAAGATTGACGTACATTCTGATGAGAACCTTGATAAGAGGGATAAATGGATAGAGCTCTGCTCGAACTGTCACAGCCCTCGTTTTGCAGACGGCTGGCTTACTCAGCTCGATGATTACATGTTCCAGGCATTCAAGCTGACAGATCAGGCGCAAAAGATTATTGACGATCTTATTGCTGACGATATTCTCTATCCATCAGCTGCAGAGCGGGATATCTATCCCGGCGGTGACTGGCTTGCTGATGTCCTGCCTGCATCGTTACTTGGAGAAGGTGTTTGGAATGCATTTAAATCAACCGGTGGCAGGGTACCGGTCGTTGGTCCTATTCTCGGTGTCTATCCCCTGTTTTATCAGGGAGAGGGTAATCCTACCCAGATTGAGACATCGTATGCCAAGATGTGGTTCTGGTATAAGCTACAGGGCTACAAAGGTTATGCCCATGTCCAGCAGGATATCATGTGGTGGTGGGGGCAGTCTCCTATGTTGCAGGAGTTGGGCAACATTCAATCCGAAGCGGCAAGGATGCGAAGAGAGGCCGCATTGGAGAAAAAACTCGGTATGACTCCAAATTACAAACATTGA
- a CDS encoding cytochrome c → MGYLKMKRFLLSAFVLVTMLCLCKMAAVQAAENVWSQSKAPSTEKPASAEKAASHVKSVSAEKSPAKDLLMGKDLYLKSCAACHGEEGDGWGVLAHALYPKPRDFTKGQYKIRTNPTGSLPTDADLIHVIYTGLHGTSMIPWDILEMEQIESLLPVLKSFSEAWQYRKPEPPVTIGREIPSSKQSIARGKELYFEKECWKCHGEEGHGDGPSSYDLLDEWEIPIQAYDFTRPGKFKGGATNRDIYLRFTTGINGTPMPSFARELSDEDRWSLVHFVQSLAIKEEKHARHGHE, encoded by the coding sequence GTGGGATATTTAAAGATGAAGAGATTTTTGTTGAGTGCTTTTGTTTTAGTTACCATGCTATGCCTCTGTAAAATGGCAGCGGTACAGGCAGCGGAAAATGTCTGGTCTCAAAGTAAGGCTCCCAGCACTGAAAAGCCGGCAAGCGCTGAAAAGGCGGCTAGTCATGTAAAGAGTGTGAGCGCTGAAAAGAGTCCTGCAAAGGATTTATTAATGGGGAAAGACCTTTACCTTAAATCCTGTGCTGCATGTCATGGTGAAGAAGGAGATGGATGGGGAGTACTTGCGCATGCGCTCTATCCGAAACCAAGGGATTTCACAAAGGGGCAGTACAAGATAAGGACCAACCCAACCGGTTCTCTGCCGACTGATGCAGATCTTATTCATGTTATATATACCGGACTTCATGGTACATCCATGATTCCATGGGATATACTTGAAATGGAACAGATCGAGTCATTGCTTCCCGTTTTAAAGAGCTTTTCAGAGGCCTGGCAATACAGAAAACCGGAACCGCCGGTAACCATAGGAAGGGAGATTCCGTCGAGTAAGCAGAGTATTGCCAGGGGAAAAGAGCTCTATTTTGAGAAAGAGTGCTGGAAGTGTCATGGAGAAGAAGGACATGGGGATGGCCCAAGCAGTTATGACCTGTTAGATGAATGGGAAATTCCAATACAGGCCTATGATTTTACACGACCAGGTAAATTTAAGGGTGGTGCGACCAACCGGGATATTTACCTGAGGTTCACGACCGGTATCAATGGTACGCCAATGCCTTCCTTTGCCAGAGAACTTTCAGACGAGGATCGCTGGAGCCTGGTGCATTTTGTACAGTCTCTTGCCATAAAAGAGGAGAAGCATGCACGTCATGGACATGAGTAG
- a CDS encoding CBS domain-containing protein has protein sequence MTTVKEILKGKTGSVLTISPQESVYRALEIMAEKNLGSLVVVENEKVVGLFSEREYARNIVLKGKTSKDTPVKELMNSKVCYVGPEQTLDECLVLFTEKRTRHLPVLDEGKLVGIISIGDAVKQYIAEKEFTITQLENFITGSL, from the coding sequence ATGACAACGGTAAAAGAAATCTTAAAGGGGAAAACTGGCAGCGTTCTCACTATTTCTCCGCAGGAGTCTGTATACCGCGCATTAGAAATAATGGCTGAGAAGAACCTTGGCTCGTTGGTCGTGGTTGAAAACGAAAAAGTTGTTGGACTCTTTTCCGAACGGGAATATGCACGAAACATTGTCCTGAAAGGAAAAACGTCAAAAGACACTCCTGTTAAAGAGCTTATGAATAGTAAGGTTTGCTATGTAGGTCCTGAACAGACACTGGACGAGTGCCTTGTGTTGTTTACAGAAAAGCGCACCCGCCATTTACCCGTTCTCGATGAGGGGAAGCTGGTTGGTATTATCAGCATCGGAGACGCGGTGAAACAGTACATAGCGGAAAAAGAATTTACCATAACACAACTTGAGAATTTCATTACGGGAAGTTTGTAA
- a CDS encoding formate/nitrite transporter family protein: protein MKNTMETFCNMAGMKEDMVKNRLGQYFCLSILAGMYIGFGILLIFTLGAEFASASSVAVKLVMGSAFALALLLVVFAGAELFTGNNMVMFIGAIRGRCGWGMMIWLWVVCYFGNLAGALMLAGVMSCTGLADGNVTGGFIGKVASAKMNAGFWFLFTRGILCNMLVCLAVWMSARAKDDASKIFLIFWCLFAFIACGFEHSIANMTIFGTSLMTIHPDTVSVGGFAWNMLPVTLGNIIGGMFIGGMYCFVTYAPVQEILARDGGRKIHAQDGGVALLMEAMDESDQDVIDGGGDAVNLKNRLQPLLVEDRLVAEGEKVRKQESPLNQVVPQGQLYAQKYITAAESCVKELTQWCDQLSSVLTHLRSQTHALSYDEFSEILIQLQIQRDAQSPIYLKDALVRKLAEEMCPDFEKYARSKGTIKSLAASDILPGDARNKITGFLQLCSKAEATTLKVKNPANYGRELSGAHSLLAEAIYELNVLKFELNENFAALS, encoded by the coding sequence ATGAAAAATACAATGGAAACTTTCTGCAACATGGCAGGGATGAAGGAAGATATGGTCAAGAACAGGCTTGGCCAGTACTTTTGCCTGTCAATTCTGGCAGGTATGTATATCGGGTTTGGAATACTCCTTATTTTCACCCTAGGGGCTGAGTTCGCTAGTGCGTCCTCTGTTGCCGTTAAGTTGGTGATGGGCAGTGCGTTCGCTCTCGCCCTGTTACTCGTCGTCTTTGCGGGGGCAGAACTGTTTACGGGCAACAACATGGTGATGTTTATCGGCGCCATTAGAGGCAGGTGCGGATGGGGAATGATGATCTGGCTGTGGGTTGTCTGCTATTTCGGTAACCTGGCCGGGGCCTTAATGCTGGCCGGAGTCATGTCCTGCACGGGACTGGCGGACGGGAACGTTACCGGTGGATTTATCGGAAAGGTTGCGAGCGCCAAGATGAATGCCGGATTCTGGTTTCTGTTTACCAGGGGCATACTCTGTAACATGCTGGTATGTCTGGCCGTCTGGATGTCGGCAAGGGCAAAGGATGACGCTTCAAAGATCTTTCTCATATTCTGGTGCCTCTTTGCCTTCATCGCCTGCGGTTTTGAGCACAGCATCGCCAATATGACGATTTTTGGAACAAGTCTCATGACCATACATCCGGATACCGTCAGCGTTGGGGGTTTTGCCTGGAACATGTTACCCGTTACCCTGGGGAACATTATCGGCGGTATGTTTATCGGGGGTATGTACTGTTTCGTTACCTACGCGCCGGTCCAGGAGATACTTGCACGAGATGGAGGACGGAAGATACATGCGCAAGATGGAGGAGTAGCATTGCTCATGGAAGCTATGGATGAGAGTGATCAGGATGTGATCGATGGCGGAGGTGATGCGGTAAATCTGAAGAACCGGTTGCAGCCGCTGCTGGTAGAAGACCGGCTGGTTGCTGAAGGTGAAAAAGTCAGGAAACAGGAAAGTCCGTTGAATCAGGTTGTTCCACAGGGTCAATTGTATGCGCAGAAATATATCACTGCTGCCGAGTCATGCGTTAAAGAGCTGACACAATGGTGTGACCAGCTCAGTTCGGTCTTGACTCACCTCAGGTCGCAGACGCATGCACTCTCCTACGATGAATTCTCTGAGATTTTGATACAGCTTCAAATTCAAAGAGATGCACAAAGCCCGATTTACCTGAAAGATGCACTTGTCCGTAAATTGGCAGAGGAGATGTGTCCCGATTTTGAAAAATATGCGCGTAGCAAAGGAACAATAAAGTCCCTTGCTGCCTCCGATATCCTGCCAGGCGATGCCCGGAACAAAATTACGGGATTTCTTCAGCTCTGCAGCAAGGCAGAAGCCACTACCTTGAAAGTGAAAAATCCTGCGAACTATGGCAGAGAACTTTCCGGTGCGCATTCGCTCCTGGCTGAAGCAATTTACGAGCTTAACGTGCTCAAATTTGAGTTAAACGAGAATTTTGCCGCGTTGTCGTAA
- a CDS encoding HPP family protein: MSLINSIYNQVKGLPRAPQPAIPAREIWITLIATIIGLGVTGALAYKWSCPMLAGPFGSTATIIYGAYKAPLAQPRNVLLGHFLSALTGVAVYDFFGTTWWSIALGVAIATIFMAATYSMHPPAGATAYVAVLTGGLGQGYSFILNPIMIGVFILTLVAVLVSKAAKRDYPTHWW; this comes from the coding sequence ATGTCGTTAATTAATAGTATCTATAATCAGGTAAAAGGGTTGCCCAGAGCGCCGCAGCCGGCAATACCCGCGCGAGAGATATGGATTACTCTCATAGCTACGATCATTGGTCTGGGAGTTACGGGAGCATTGGCTTATAAATGGAGCTGTCCCATGTTAGCTGGACCTTTTGGTTCAACAGCAACAATCATTTACGGCGCTTACAAGGCGCCTTTGGCACAACCAAGAAATGTTTTATTAGGTCATTTTCTCAGCGCGTTAACGGGCGTTGCCGTTTATGATTTTTTTGGTACCACTTGGTGGTCTATTGCGCTTGGCGTTGCCATTGCCACTATTTTCATGGCGGCAACCTATTCTATGCACCCGCCTGCTGGTGCCACTGCATACGTGGCGGTTCTGACAGGAGGTTTGGGCCAGGGGTATAGTTTCATATTAAATCCTATTATGATAGGGGTCTTTATTTTAACGCTGGTTGCTGTTTTGGTAAGCAAAGCCGCAAAGAGGGATTATCCTACGCATTGGTGGTAA
- a CDS encoding PAS domain S-box protein, with protein sequence MKISIKNYIIILLIIFTLLPFILLRLIAYPKINSDLKTVIMSNLEIIGHKQTELVTTWMRERMKDAIVVASNPFIAKSIDLKLDDEDFKKTLRHLETVIIEYGYKGAFVADANGKVIVATVSDNIGRDISKTDYFKSAMQGKTYATSIIPSEIPLLNEFEVKEIGLPTMFVSTPLKDEDRIIGVVSLRIHVSTLSNLLQSYKFGKTGETFLVNKDGYMLTESRFTEQLQKLGLIKTRSALELRLTELGEENLTYGVQQCISGKSGFDAKGYKDYAGIEVLGVWNWSPEFNWGVVTEIDRGEAYGAAYNLKYIVTALLLAIAFPIIVVAYFVGKKFSAPIIQLTEITKKMAEGDLTQRANVTSREDEIGVLAKSFNTMAENISKKNKEVEESESRYRELFDSLKAGIYQCEPGVFGVFTWVNQACAEMFGYQSPEEMIGTTVKDIYVDTEDRDRLIKKLEKEHVWKDFESLCKKKNGEHFYTERTSNLVRDAEGKAIRIDGVIRDISDKKPLGSGGGSKRVKQEQSDKGN encoded by the coding sequence ATGAAAATCTCGATTAAAAATTATATCATCATTTTGCTGATAATATTTACCCTTCTTCCCTTCATACTGTTACGGCTTATTGCATATCCGAAAATTAATTCCGATCTCAAAACGGTCATTATGAGTAATCTTGAGATTATCGGACACAAGCAGACGGAATTGGTAACCACGTGGATGCGTGAGAGGATGAAAGACGCTATCGTGGTAGCAAGTAACCCTTTTATCGCGAAGAGTATTGATCTCAAGCTGGATGACGAAGATTTTAAAAAGACGTTAAGGCATTTAGAAACGGTGATCATCGAATATGGCTACAAGGGGGCCTTTGTTGCGGACGCTAACGGAAAAGTCATAGTCGCCACGGTTTCTGATAATATAGGGAGAGACATCTCAAAAACCGATTATTTCAAGAGCGCGATGCAGGGAAAAACGTATGCAACGAGCATCATTCCCTCTGAAATTCCGCTTTTAAATGAGTTTGAGGTGAAGGAGATAGGCCTGCCGACCATGTTTGTTTCCACTCCTCTCAAGGATGAAGACAGGATAATTGGCGTTGTTTCATTGAGGATTCATGTCAGCACCCTGAGCAATCTGCTACAGAGTTATAAGTTTGGAAAAACAGGGGAGACTTTTCTTGTCAACAAAGATGGGTATATGCTTACCGAATCAAGGTTTACAGAGCAGTTGCAAAAATTAGGTCTCATCAAGACACGTAGTGCTTTAGAGTTGAGGTTGACCGAACTGGGTGAAGAAAATCTGACGTATGGAGTGCAGCAGTGTATCTCAGGCAAAAGCGGTTTCGATGCAAAAGGGTACAAGGATTATGCCGGTATTGAGGTTCTCGGAGTGTGGAACTGGTCACCCGAGTTTAACTGGGGCGTAGTGACGGAGATAGACAGGGGTGAGGCCTACGGGGCTGCGTATAATCTTAAGTACATCGTGACTGCCCTCTTATTGGCAATCGCGTTTCCCATTATCGTGGTTGCCTACTTCGTTGGGAAAAAGTTCTCTGCTCCGATTATTCAATTGACCGAAATAACGAAAAAGATGGCAGAAGGAGATCTCACCCAGCGAGCCAACGTAACGAGCAGGGAAGATGAGATCGGTGTCCTGGCAAAATCTTTCAATACCATGGCGGAAAACATCAGTAAAAAGAATAAGGAGGTTGAGGAGTCCGAGAGTCGATACCGTGAGCTTTTTGACTCTCTGAAGGCCGGTATTTATCAGTGTGAACCAGGAGTTTTTGGTGTTTTCACGTGGGTCAATCAGGCCTGTGCCGAAATGTTTGGTTACCAATCACCTGAGGAGATGATCGGTACTACGGTGAAAGATATTTACGTAGATACTGAGGATAGAGACAGGCTTATTAAAAAGCTCGAAAAGGAGCATGTCTGGAAGGATTTTGAATCCCTATGCAAAAAGAAAAACGGCGAACATTTTTACACCGAAAGGACCTCGAATCTGGTAAGGGATGCGGAAGGGAAGGCCATACGTATTGACGGGGTAATCAGGGATATAAGTGATAAGAAACCTTTAGGCAGCGGTGGTGGATCGAAGAGGGTGAAACAGGAACAGAGCGATAAAGGCAATTGA
- a CDS encoding NAD(P)(+) transhydrogenase (Re/Si-specific) subunit beta, producing MTTITTLAYLLSSILFILGLKDLNSPKSARRGNLLAMTGMLIAIVVTLFDKEILHFSFIIIGLVTGGAIGAIVAKKVEMTAMPQIVALFNGLGGGASAFVALAEYSRSDDLLEKSVIVSMVISLFIGALAFAGSLVAFGKLQGLLKSAPVVFRMQRSLNFLLFTSFLILSVLVVIYPLNSTCLLAILAVALVLGILFVVPIGGADMPVVISLLNSLSGLAAASTGFILSNNVLIIAGALVGASGMILTRIMCRAMNRSLSNVIFGAVGGAVAGDERKEEERKVIKYTEEDAAMVLESAESIIVIPGYGLAVAQAQFVLHELVKILIEKGGKEIRFAIHPVAGRMPGHMNVLLADANVPYDLLFDLGDINDDFQNTDVALVVGANDVINPDARGDKKSPLYGMPILNADKARNVIICKRSLSPGFSGVDNELFYNQKTMMIFGDAKESIGRMIKILKF from the coding sequence ATGACAACGATAACAACACTTGCTTATCTCCTCTCATCAATATTGTTTATCCTGGGCCTTAAAGATCTTAATTCACCCAAGAGTGCGCGCAGGGGAAACCTGCTTGCCATGACTGGTATGCTGATAGCAATTGTCGTAACGCTATTTGATAAGGAAATTCTACATTTTTCTTTTATTATTATCGGCCTCGTTACTGGAGGTGCAATAGGGGCCATTGTTGCTAAAAAAGTCGAGATGACGGCCATGCCGCAAATTGTTGCACTTTTTAACGGGCTTGGCGGCGGGGCATCAGCTTTTGTCGCATTGGCCGAATACTCACGCAGCGACGATCTCCTTGAAAAGAGTGTGATTGTCTCAATGGTAATAAGTTTGTTCATCGGTGCCCTGGCTTTTGCGGGCAGCCTTGTGGCCTTTGGAAAATTGCAGGGATTGCTTAAATCGGCTCCTGTAGTTTTCAGGATGCAAAGATCTTTAAACTTCCTGCTTTTCACGTCATTCCTCATCTTAAGTGTTCTTGTCGTGATCTATCCTCTCAACAGCACCTGTCTATTAGCAATTCTTGCGGTTGCTCTTGTATTGGGGATCTTATTTGTTGTTCCTATAGGCGGAGCAGATATGCCTGTGGTCATATCATTACTGAACTCCTTATCTGGACTAGCCGCTGCTTCGACGGGTTTTATCCTTTCGAATAATGTTCTTATCATAGCCGGGGCTCTAGTGGGCGCTTCAGGTATGATTCTTACGCGTATTATGTGCAGAGCAATGAACCGCTCTCTTTCTAACGTGATTTTTGGAGCTGTTGGGGGCGCTGTTGCTGGAGATGAACGGAAGGAAGAGGAGAGGAAAGTGATAAAATATACCGAAGAAGATGCGGCAATGGTGCTTGAGAGTGCAGAATCGATTATTGTTATTCCCGGTTACGGTCTTGCAGTTGCCCAGGCCCAGTTTGTCTTACATGAATTGGTAAAAATCCTGATCGAAAAAGGCGGTAAGGAAATCCGCTTTGCTATTCATCCTGTTGCGGGGCGTATGCCGGGCCACATGAATGTTCTTCTTGCAGATGCAAATGTTCCTTACGATCTGCTTTTCGATCTCGGCGACATTAACGATGATTTCCAGAATACCGATGTTGCATTGGTTGTTGGGGCAAACGATGTGATTAATCCGGACGCACGGGGCGATAAAAAGAGCCCTCTGTATGGTATGCCGATATTAAATGCCGACAAAGCAAGGAACGTAATCATCTGCAAACGGAGTTTGAGCCCGGGATTTTCCGGTGTAGACAACGAACTCTTCTATAACCAAAAGACAATGATGATTTTTGGTGACGCAAAAGAGAGCATCGGCAGAATGATAAAAATACTCAAATTTTAA
- a CDS encoding NAD(P) transhydrogenase subunit alpha — protein sequence MIELLILSIYIFVLAVFVGFELITKVPPLLHTPLMSGTNAISGITLVGSLISAGAGDSWVSAILGTLAVIFATINVVGGFLVTDRMLEMFKKDRKRD from the coding sequence ATGATTGAATTACTGATACTATCAATTTATATCTTTGTCCTTGCAGTATTTGTCGGTTTCGAGCTTATCACAAAGGTTCCTCCGCTTTTACATACTCCGCTCATGTCGGGAACAAACGCAATTTCAGGTATAACACTTGTCGGATCGCTCATTAGCGCCGGCGCGGGAGACTCATGGGTCAGTGCAATACTGGGGACGCTGGCCGTAATATTTGCCACTATCAATGTTGTTGGCGGATTTCTGGTTACAGACCGAATGTTGGAAATGTTCAAGAAAGACAGAAAGAGAGACTGA